The Anastrepha obliqua isolate idAnaObli1 chromosome 5, idAnaObli1_1.0, whole genome shotgun sequence DNA window TACGTAGCGCAAATCTTGGATTACTAGTAAGTATAATAATAAGATAAAGTCACAATCACTTAATTTTTGGCAAATGGGCTTACAAACATGGTCGGTTATTAGTTACTCAATGAttgatcttgttttttttttttgttgagacagactagcaagtacagcactcagactcaattaagtccattgtactgcactcagattccctttttaatattttcttcttaaCCCATCAGTGCCAAAtaccaccttttccatgtgctttgcccatagaaagtggcccgtcatcagtccaaccagccgcctacagtcccctctgcttagtgacaggagatgctttccatttcaattcaaccgggctattcgggtcatgttcttcgatttcgatgtaactgaaatattttgctctctggtcaaaataatgagacacgtatttttttgttcgcccaaaaaaaatttttttcaagagttatcggcaattttgtttttcggctcaaactcgattttttttaattatataagaaaaatttttttttaaatgcccataacttaattaaaaatgaaccgattttaataattctgggttcaaaatgattgtaattacttacacgagcgacttcatgtagaaaaaattgcaaaaaagtagttggaaattttttatttagcaaaaaagaaaaaaaattgaaattttttcgaaattcaatatttcaaaaagtgtatttttttttttttataactttttccaaatcaaaaggacatctcaaactttaattgagctgaatgcctagtagctaaaatgagttgtttttgagtaatgaatttttgagtaaaaaccctgtttcgcactttttgttttttgcaaaataaaacattttcaactacttttttgcaattgtttctgcacgaagtcgctcgtgtaagtaattacgattattttgaacccaaaatcattcaaatcggcttttttttgactaagttatgagtaattaaaaaaaaatttcttatatatattcttatttcaattcaaaagggctattcgggacatgttcttcgatttcgatgtaactcaaatatgttgctctctggtcaaaataatgagacacgtatttttttcttcgaccgaaaaaaatttttttcgagctttatcggcaattttgtttttcggctaaAAATggatctttttttaataatataagaaaattttatttttaaatgctcataacttagtcaaaaatgaaccgattttaataattttgggttcaaatggatcgtcattacttacacgaaacaaaaagtgcgaaacaagtTTTTTACTCGAAaaatcattactcaaaaacaactcattttagctactgggcattcagcttaattgaagtttgacgtgtcctcttgatttggaaaaagttataaaaaaaaaaaaatacactttttgaaatattgaatttcgaaaaaatttcaattttttttcttttttgctaaataaaaaatttccaactacttttgtgcaattgtttctacatgaagtcgctcgtgtaattaattatgatcattttgaacccagagttattaaaatcggttcatttttgactaagttatgggcatttaagaaaattgttttcttatataattaaaaaaaatcgagtttcagccgaaaaacaaaattgccgataactcttaaaaaaatttttttttcgggcgaacaaaaaaatacgtgtctcattattttgaccagaaagcaacatatttcagttacatcgaaatcgaagaacatgacccgaatagcccggttgaattgaaatggaaagcatcaggaggaactgcgacagtctgacggacatgacaggtaacatcagttttgtccatctgcagcctcttagactgccaagctcgcttgtgggttagagtaacccgtttgctaaccgtggctttgatggctgccaAAGTGAGTGGCAGAGttagagatctcgttacccgcgatacccacatgtcccgggacccatgttagcataaGGATATTATGCCTCCCGTCATGGTTCAGGCTctatttacaggactcgactacccttgaaatGGTTGGGGGGCTATCTATGGCCATGAACGCAGCTtgactgtcgctgcagacacatatatgATAAATCtgtctctccatctgttttccacaacaaagttcttcTCTTCTTGAACAGcgtacacctccgcttgaaacacagatgcatgcattccaagagcaaagtgcagttttgttccgcgtagaccccagagccggaaccgtgctcggtcctggagccatccgtgaagatgcaaaaacagtgtttgtcgggttcattttcagagtttgaccacaattgagactctggcagcaccacacatACGAAGAGCTGAGGAGTCGATCAAAATGCGATACGTATTTATCTAAGGAGTCTCCGAttccatttgaaaaatttttaaagtcgATTTCTTATTATTTGCTGTGAAATCACTCACTTTTCCAATATATTTTGAAGATATTCCACTTTGTGAATGAAGTGATCTTTCTTCGTCACTATCCGTTTTTCTCGGGATTCCAACTACTTGTGCAACTTGTAAATTTGCGCACGAAAAAAACCAGCTTGGAAGTAGAAAACCTACCAACAAATATGACTGAGGTAATTTGTAtccaaatttcatactttttccATAGTAACGCGGAGTGTTGAACTAATAAAAGGTGATCAATTtggaggtatcggattttaaattgaaataaaacaacgaaaattcaaatgaattgggaaatccttattatttttatgtagaaccagtcgtgatatttatttttttaagataataccTTTGAAATGTTAGTCACAACTGCGTCGTAATTcgaccatccgtaaacaccaattttggatgactcgctggagaacttcggtcggtactcgtgaataactttagtaatgttggctttcaatgtctcaatcgaataaaagtccaaagctgTGATATcaaacgatcttggtggccaatccactggtgcaaggcgagagataaattgctcaccgaaacgacggcgcagtaaatccattgtttcacgggctgtatggcaactagcgccgtcttattggaatcaaatgttgtgaagatcacaggcttcaatttccggcatcaaaaagtcaaaGTTTATCAATGCGCGACAGCGTCCGCCATTCACTGCTACATTGGAGCCAGCTTcacctttgaagaaatattgtcctatgattcctccagcccataggccgcaccaaaggGTTGTTTTCTTTGGACGTAATGACTGTGTTTGAATGGCGTCGGGTTGCTCTATCAAAAACACCCTAATAGAAAAATTTGTACGCCTTTTATGtatctacaaggtgaagtccaaaataaacaaaactggcgTGTTTTTGTTGCCGCCATCTTTTtgatgagttagtgcgttggaagttacatccctagctgactttcagtgaaagcttggtgacattcggttcagtggaagcaaaattattgcgtctaaagtgtcagtatgtttctatcatcagtaaaaaaatgagtttcggagaaagagctaatatcaaattttgtttatgccgatgattgtctatctcgtgccacagttcatgagtggtttacacgtttcagagatggttatgaggacataaatgaaaatgaacaaaCAGGCCGTCCAAAATCAGTAACCACCGAaagctccatcgaaattgttcgtaaatttataaaaaattaaacgaaatcaTCGATGAAGTTCATGGAATCAGAGTTCAATATCTCCAAACCATCGatgtatcgcattttaactgattattTGGACGTACGTAAACCTTTCGTTCTTTTCATTCCACACAAGTTAATTGAAggtcaaaaattgctcagaattcaacattcgaaaggcctcattaaataggcgagaaaagacgagaacttcctttacaacattgtaactggtgatgaaacgtagaGTTTCCAACaggaacctgaaactaagcggcAAAGTGCCCCATGGatggccccagacgagccaccacctaaaaaatcgcgttttaagaagtcaaaaatcaagtcgatgctcatttgtttttacaattccaagggaattgtccacaaggagttcatacCAATGGACCAaactgtcaatgcaattttctatcttagcgttttgaagcgtttgttgcatcgcattcgtcgaattcgccctgaataccgcggaGGAGGAAGCTGGGGCTTATTGCACGATAATGCaacatctcatcgatccactcttgtgactgactttttgactagaaatcaaattttaaccatcaaccactcaccgtattcacctgatatggctccctgtgacttctacgtattcggaaaattgcatttggccatgaaaggaaaacgttttgcgtacGTAGAGCCCATCCAAAAGGcctgtaccgacatcctgaagtaCATTccagtcaatgacctgaaatattctttcgaaaagcttttaaatcgTGCAAAAAAGTGTATCGACGCCAGAGAGGaccattttgaataaataaactcgaagctcCTGTCGTTCCTATttcagctcagtcttgtttacttTGGACTTTACCTTGTATTAAtcctgaagaaaaaattaacttttcttACAACACAAAAATCATTAGAAAATAttgaacgatttttatggcattaaaaaaatagcctAGGGCACAAATTTTATCGCAAACTGGGAGAACATTAAAGGGGCATTGAAATTTCAGAGCTGAATTTTGTATTTAGGTATattgtgatttattttattttattttactttattgagATATTCTTCATGCAGTTTCctgttaatacatttttttttttgtatgagtcTCATATCGTGTAAATCATTTTTCCAACCCCAACATTGCTCATTCGTTGATACGCAAGTCCTGTATACGCCGCGTCAAATGCACGCAAGTGTCCAAGCAATCTTGTCGTGAGCCAAAGCTCTGCCCCGGTACTGTGCGACAGCCACCCAACACATACATTTGGCAATCATTGGTGCGCGGATCAAAGTAGAAACCCTCGATTTCGATAGTGCAAACACCTTCTGACCTTGGCGGTGGCTGCAGGCAAATGTCTGTGTGGAGGAAgtagaaagaaagaaaagatgcaaTAAATTTTGACAGAAAAAGCATGACATCATCGTCTCCACGTTATCACCTCGATTTAGTTAAGCAATTAAACACTcttctacaataaaaaaaaattaataaaaataccgGTAAAACAATATGAAATTATCGATAGCAGAGCCAATGAATGGCAGTATTGGT harbors:
- the LOC129248095 gene encoding mambaquaretin-6; the encoded protein is MELRSCALFCILLFVVGFNVIAVTARPRGRPNICLQPPPRSEGVCTIEIEGFYFDPRTNDCQMYVLGGCRTVPGQSFGSRQDCLDTCVHLTRRIQDLRINE